GCTTCTTTTTTTAAAGGCAAGACTGCTAAACCAAAAGTCCTGGCCTCAAAACTTTTTGAGTACTACATTTCTGAAAATAAAGAGGACGGAATGATTGAAACTCATAAATATCAGGCTCAAAGCTGGTATGCATATTACAGAAAAGGCATGGAGCCGGATAAATCAGAATTAATCAGAAAATTACGGCAGCATTATCCTAAGGCTTCCCTAAAATGGAAGAAGGCATTGGCACATAAAAGTGCTGAAAAACCCGGAGATATATTCCATTATTCATTTGATGTCCCCTTGTCCTGGATTGTCACTTATCCCGATGAGAAATCCAAGCCCAAAATTCCTACTATAACCGGGAAGATGAAGTGGTTGATCCAACAAAAAGAGCTGATTGAAAGGGTTAGACAGGCACATATTCCTATAGATGATTTCGCCTGGGTCTTTAATGACATTACTTATACGGACGGGAAGGGAATTCAGAAGCCGGCAATATGGGTAAAAGGCTATTGTTCTGTTATTTGTGTGCTAAAATTGGTAAAAAGCTGAAATTTATTTTTTGATTGAAAATTTCATGAAAATAAATCATTGAAAAAAAATTGATGTTCAAGTAACAAAAGTGTAAGTTCGTACGTCCTAATATTTAATGTTAAATTTTAATGAAATATGAAAAAAGTTTTGTCGTTTATTATGTTTTTAAGCATGTCGGGTATTTTTAGTTTATCCTGGGCGCAGGGGACAAATGTTTCTTCAGATGATATAAATATTCCGTACCAGAAATTTGTTCTTGACAACGGTCTTACGGTTATTATTCATGAAGATCACAAGGCTCCTGTTGTTGCAGTGAATATTTGGTATCATGTAGGTTCGAAAAATGAGAGGCCAGGGCATACGGGTTTTGCTCATTTGTTTGAACACCTGATGTTTAACGGTAGTGAGCATTTCAATGATGATTATTTCAAAGCTCTTGATAAAATAGGAGCTTCTGATTTGAATGGCACCACCAGCAATGACCGGACCAATTACTTTGAAACGGTTCCGGTATCAGCCCTGGATCAGGTATTGTGGCTGGAGAGCGACCGTATGGGGTATATGGCCAATGTCATTACCAAAGAAAAACTTGACGAACAACGCGGGGTGGTTCAAAATGAAAAACGCCAGGGGGAGAACCAACCTTATGGTTTGGTTGAGGAAAACATGACTAAAAGTGTCTATCCTGCTGGCCATCCTTATTCATGGACTGTTATAGGTTCGATGGACGACCTGAATGCTGCATCCCTTGATGATGTAAAAAACTGGTTCAAAACTTATTATGGGCCTAATAATGCTACTTTGGTGGTTGCCGGTGATGTCAGTACCAATGAGGCTTTGGAGAAAGTCAAGAAATATTTCGGCGGCCTTCCTCCCAGTCCGCCTGTTGCTAAATATCAGGCATGGTCTGCAAAACGTACGGGAACTATACGTCAGGTTATGCAGGATCGTGTTTCTCAGACCAGGATTTATAAAGTTTGGAATGTTCCTCAGAATGGTTCACAAGAATGTACATACCTGGATATGGCTAGTGATATCCTTTCTTCAGGAAAAACTTCCCGTTTGTACAAACGTTTGGTTTATCAGGATCAGATTGCTACTTCAGTATATTGCTATCTTGATGATCGTGAGATTGGAAGCCTTTTTACCATTGAGGCCGATGTTAAGCCCGGGGTTGAAGTGAGCAAAGTTGAAAAGGCAATTGACGAGGAGATGGCCAAATTTTTGCAAGGCGGACCTACAGCTGATGAGCTGGAACAGGTAAAAACAAAAGATTATGCCGGTTTTGTAAGGGGATTGGAACGTATCGGTGGATTTGGAGGAAAATCCGATATATTGGCAAGAAATCAGACTTTTTTCGGCGACCCGGATTATTACAAGGTGTGGCTTTCTCAGGTTAATAATGCCAAAGCTGAGGGTATACTCCAGGTTGCAAAGGATTGGCTGAGCGATGGGCAATATATTCTTGAAGTTCTTCCTTTTCCTGAACTAAAAAACACAGCTGAGGCAGACCGTTCAAAAATGCCTGAACTGGGAACAGCTCCTTCTATCACTTTTCCTAAATTTCAAAGAACTACTTTATCTAACGGATTACGGGTTGTTCTTGTGCAACGTACTACTCTTCCAATTGTGAATTTTTCCATGGCTTTTGATGCCGGTTATGCTTCAGATCAGTTTGCTGTTCCGGGTACAGCAAAATTAGCCATGAATATGATTGACGAAGGTACAAGTTCACGAAATGCCCTTCAGATTAGTGAGGAACTGGATAAATTGGGTTCCAGGGTGTCAGCGGGATCAAATCTAGACCAGTCGTTTATCAACCTTAATACGCTTAAGA
The DNA window shown above is from Bacteroidota bacterium and carries:
- a CDS encoding pitrilysin family protein codes for the protein MKKVLSFIMFLSMSGIFSLSWAQGTNVSSDDINIPYQKFVLDNGLTVIIHEDHKAPVVAVNIWYHVGSKNERPGHTGFAHLFEHLMFNGSEHFNDDYFKALDKIGASDLNGTTSNDRTNYFETVPVSALDQVLWLESDRMGYMANVITKEKLDEQRGVVQNEKRQGENQPYGLVEENMTKSVYPAGHPYSWTVIGSMDDLNAASLDDVKNWFKTYYGPNNATLVVAGDVSTNEALEKVKKYFGGLPPSPPVAKYQAWSAKRTGTIRQVMQDRVSQTRIYKVWNVPQNGSQECTYLDMASDILSSGKTSRLYKRLVYQDQIATSVYCYLDDREIGSLFTIEADVKPGVEVSKVEKAIDEEMAKFLQGGPTADELEQVKTKDYAGFVRGLERIGGFGGKSDILARNQTFFGDPDYYKVWLSQVNNAKAEGILQVAKDWLSDGQYILEVLPFPELKNTAEADRSKMPELGTAPSITFPKFQRTTLSNGLRVVLVQRTTLPIVNFSMAFDAGYASDQFAVPGTAKLAMNMIDEGTSSRNALQISEELDKLGSRVSAGSNLDQSFINLNTLKKNLDPSLEIWADVILDPSFPQPDIDRLKKEQLVSIQREKTQPTGIAFRLLPKYLYGEGHAYSQPLTGSGYESAVKEITRDQLVKFQHSWLKPNNAELIVVGDISLSELTPKLEKLFKDWKSGKTPKKNIGEVKLPSKSTIYLMDRPGSIQSLILTGNVTAPFGKIDEASLSVMNDVIGGDFTSRINMNIREDKHWSYGANSFIYPTKGQRPFIVYTQVQTDKTKEAIQEIQKELDAFCGNKPATNEEFQRNKSNELLQIPGSFQTIGDVSGAINEIVRYGLKDTYFQDYAAKLKGLQLNEVQNMAGKVIKPKQLAWIVVGDKSKIETPLKELGYDVQFIDGDGNMIK